In the genome of Desulfuromonas sp. DDH964, one region contains:
- a CDS encoding ribonuclease J produces the protein MTELHPKHKSHSELAPLASGAVRILALGGLGEIGLNLLVVEAEGALLIVDCGLMFPEAAMLGVDLVLPDVAVLAPRSADIVAILLTHGHEDHIGALPFLLGQLGYPPIYGTPLTLGLVEGKLEEHGIRGHARLHQVELRQPFSLGPFAIEFFRAAHSIVDGAGLSIGTPAGRIVHTGDFKLDPTPVDGQPTDLARLAAYGEEGVLLLLADSTNVEREGFTLSERVVGEAFAEILPGCSGKVIVATFSSNIHRIQQVADAARASGRRLLVNGRSMLQNIAIACRLGYLHIADEDFIDLRQLEQLPPEEVLILTTGSQGEPLSALVRIATDDHKQIHIEPGDTVILSSKFIPGNEKAISELINHLYRRGAEVFYETTSEVHVSGHAAQEELKLVLGLVRPHFFVPVHGEYRHLVRHARLARQTGVAAERVFVLENGEPLVLSPNGHRHEPRVECGRIFVDGKGVGDVGAMELRDRRHLANHGMVVVLLALSQKDGRLVYGPELLSRGFVPEGESGDYLDQARRVVEEMLAEHSLAALADREELRIEVRKTLRRFFNRTIERRPLILPVIMEL, from the coding sequence GTGACCGAACTCCACCCCAAACACAAAAGCCACTCCGAACTCGCTCCCCTCGCGAGCGGAGCGGTTCGCATTCTTGCGCTTGGCGGCCTCGGCGAAATCGGCCTCAACCTGCTGGTGGTCGAAGCGGAGGGGGCCCTGCTGATCGTCGATTGCGGCCTGATGTTCCCCGAGGCCGCGATGCTCGGCGTCGACCTGGTCCTGCCCGACGTTGCCGTCCTGGCACCGCGCAGCGCCGACATCGTGGCGATTCTCCTCACCCACGGCCACGAGGACCACATTGGCGCCCTCCCCTTCCTCCTCGGCCAGCTCGGCTACCCACCGATCTACGGCACGCCGCTGACCCTCGGCCTGGTCGAGGGAAAACTGGAGGAGCACGGCATCCGTGGTCACGCCCGGCTGCACCAGGTCGAACTGCGGCAACCCTTCTCCCTCGGCCCTTTCGCCATCGAGTTTTTTCGCGCCGCCCATTCGATCGTCGACGGTGCCGGCCTGAGTATCGGCACCCCGGCCGGGCGCATTGTCCATACCGGGGACTTCAAGCTCGACCCGACCCCGGTTGATGGTCAGCCGACCGACCTGGCCCGGCTCGCCGCCTACGGCGAGGAAGGGGTCCTGCTCCTGCTGGCCGACTCGACCAACGTCGAGCGGGAAGGGTTCACCCTCAGCGAGCGGGTCGTTGGTGAGGCATTTGCCGAGATCCTCCCCGGCTGCAGCGGCAAGGTCATCGTCGCCACCTTCTCCTCCAACATCCACCGCATCCAGCAGGTTGCCGACGCCGCCCGTGCCAGCGGCCGTCGGCTGCTGGTCAACGGCCGCAGCATGCTGCAGAATATCGCTATCGCATGCAGGCTCGGCTACCTGCATATCGCCGACGAGGACTTCATCGACCTGCGGCAACTGGAACAGCTTCCCCCGGAAGAGGTCCTGATCCTGACCACCGGCAGCCAGGGCGAACCGCTCTCCGCCCTGGTGCGCATTGCCACCGACGACCACAAACAGATCCATATCGAACCCGGGGACACGGTGATCCTCTCCTCCAAGTTCATCCCCGGCAACGAGAAGGCGATCAGCGAGTTGATCAACCACCTCTACCGGCGCGGCGCCGAGGTCTTTTACGAGACCACCAGCGAGGTCCATGTCTCCGGCCATGCCGCCCAGGAGGAGCTGAAGCTGGTCCTGGGCCTGGTCCGGCCACACTTTTTCGTGCCGGTCCATGGCGAGTATCGCCACCTGGTCCGCCACGCCCGCCTCGCCCGGCAGACCGGGGTCGCCGCGGAGCGGGTTTTTGTCCTCGAGAATGGCGAGCCACTGGTCCTTTCGCCCAATGGCCATCGCCACGAGCCAAGGGTCGAATGTGGCCGGATCTTTGTCGACGGCAAGGGGGTCGGTGATGTCGGCGCGATGGAACTGCGCGACCGCCGCCACCTGGCCAACCACGGCATGGTGGTGGTCCTTCTGGCCCTCAGCCAAAAGGACGGCCGGCTCGTCTACGGCCCCGAGTTGCTGTCCCGCGGCTTTGTCCCTGAAGGGGAAAGCGGTGACTATCTCGACCAGGCCCGCCGGGTGGTGGAGGAGATGCTCGCCGAACACAGCCTGGCCGCCTTGGCCGATCGTGAAGAACTGCGTATTGAAGTCCGCAAGACCCTGCGCCGGTTTTTCAACCGCACCATCGAAAGGCGCCCCCTGATCCTGCCGGTGATCATGGAACTGTAA
- a CDS encoding lysophospholipid acyltransferase family protein, translating into MLRTTVFWALFLPLTLLVILAGLPASLFSPDYLHNCGRFWGRAALRLAGTRLQVNGQEHLPVGQPVIYMANHQSQFDILALFAGIPGQFRWLAKAELFRIPLFGLAMLRAGYIPVNRGNRREAMQSMTAAARRIASGTSVVVFPEGTRSDDGQLLPLKKGGFLLAIHSQVPIVPIAIHNSGRLLPKGSRILRPGKIQIEILPAIPTTGLRSAASEELSMQVRQALEAALARGADRFAF; encoded by the coding sequence ATGCTGCGGACGACTGTTTTTTGGGCCCTGTTCCTGCCGCTGACCCTTCTCGTGATCCTGGCGGGACTGCCGGCATCGTTGTTCAGCCCCGACTACCTGCACAACTGCGGACGGTTCTGGGGCCGGGCCGCCCTGCGCCTGGCCGGCACCCGGCTTCAGGTCAACGGCCAGGAGCACCTTCCGGTCGGGCAGCCGGTAATCTACATGGCCAACCACCAGAGCCAGTTCGATATCCTGGCGCTCTTTGCCGGGATTCCCGGCCAGTTTCGCTGGCTCGCCAAGGCCGAACTCTTCCGCATTCCCCTCTTCGGGCTGGCGATGCTCCGCGCCGGCTATATCCCGGTCAACCGTGGCAACCGCCGGGAGGCGATGCAGAGCATGACCGCCGCCGCCCGCCGCATTGCCAGCGGCACCTCGGTAGTGGTCTTCCCGGAAGGAACCCGCTCCGACGATGGCCAACTCCTGCCGCTGAAAAAGGGTGGTTTTCTCCTCGCCATCCACTCCCAGGTGCCGATTGTTCCTATCGCCATCCACAACAGCGGGCGTCTGCTCCCCAAGGGGAGCCGCATCCTGCGGCCTGGCAAAATCCAGATCGAGATCCTGCCTGCCATCCCGACCACCGGGCTGCGCAGCGCGGCCAGCGAAGAGCTGAGCATGCAGGTTCGCCAAGCGCTGGAAGCGGCCCTCGCGCGGGGCGCCGACCGCTTTGCCTTCTGA
- a CDS encoding single-stranded DNA-binding protein, with product MSVNKVILVGNLGKDPELRYTPAGVAVATFSLATSDRYKDKNGEMQEKTEWHNIVAWRQLAEICGKFLHKGKQVYIEGKIQTRSYDDRDGNKRYMTEIVADQMQMLGRAGDDSGQPSRGGESRRPAQGQGGGSRPAADDFSDPPFNPDDDIPF from the coding sequence ATGTCGGTCAACAAGGTGATTCTGGTAGGCAATCTCGGCAAGGATCCGGAACTGCGCTACACCCCGGCCGGGGTGGCGGTGGCGACCTTTTCGCTCGCCACCAGCGACCGTTACAAGGACAAGAACGGCGAGATGCAGGAAAAGACCGAATGGCACAATATCGTGGCCTGGCGGCAGCTCGCCGAGATCTGCGGCAAGTTTCTCCACAAGGGGAAGCAGGTTTACATCGAGGGGAAAATCCAGACCCGCAGCTATGACGACCGCGACGGCAACAAACGCTATATGACCGAGATCGTCGCCGACCAGATGCAGATGCTGGGCCGGGCCGGCGATGACAGCGGGCAACCGTCCCGCGGCGGCGAGAGCCGGCGCCCCGCCCAGGGGCAGGGGGGGGGCTCGCGTCCGGCCGCCGACGACTTCAGTGATCCCCCGTTCAATCCGGATGACGACATTCCGTTCTGA
- a CDS encoding HEAT repeat domain-containing protein, with product MLGTRKERLRAALNDSDEGVRFAAADALERLESALALDQVIAVLAGDNRGQRVRAVYALERINSSQVFPPLLTALADKDEDLRAAAVQVLGRKQNPKTLPQLVRHLRDPHPAVRVHTAEALGKFGDRRLVPYLAKLLTAQDEELVKSALRAIGMIGAPEGEAVLFAMLEDSRPAIRREAARALGQLEI from the coding sequence ATGCTGGGAACACGTAAAGAGCGACTCAGGGCAGCGTTGAACGACAGCGACGAGGGGGTGCGGTTTGCCGCAGCCGACGCCCTGGAACGGCTGGAGTCGGCCCTTGCTCTCGACCAGGTCATTGCTGTTCTGGCAGGTGACAACCGTGGCCAGCGGGTGCGCGCGGTTTACGCCCTCGAGCGGATCAACAGCAGTCAGGTTTTTCCGCCGCTGCTGACTGCCCTCGCTGACAAGGACGAAGACTTGCGGGCCGCAGCGGTTCAGGTTCTCGGACGCAAGCAGAATCCAAAGACGCTGCCGCAGCTGGTCAGACATCTGCGTGATCCCCATCCTGCCGTCCGGGTGCATACGGCCGAGGCTCTTGGCAAGTTCGGTGACCGGCGGCTGGTCCCCTATCTGGCCAAACTGCTGACTGCGCAGGACGAGGAGCTGGTCAAAAGCGCCCTGCGCGCCATCGGCATGATCGGCGCTCCGGAGGGCGAAGCCGTGCTCTTTGCCATGCTCGAAGACTCCCGGCCGGCAATCCGCCGCGAAGCGGCGCGCGCCCTGGGACAGCTCGAAATCTGA
- a CDS encoding HD-GYP domain-containing protein yields MEFDLPQKVVQGLAGAIKGLRLYPAQHPAIQRQFEALQTNFYAAFTDADSLRLGLLEGSLFFGEMLFTDELPAAQELTRLFTQLELDGLEFRKGLSTPDLNVLATLLDGAALKGEAFAAELQARGIEHIHAVVARTSDEPPVDRAPRKVYSRALKVVDSVFEDVRLGKIPSSAEAREVVREMARLTLTDPHALFALSMLKDYDNYTFTHSVNVSVIALAVGRACGLGEEELRTLGLGGLLHDLGKLKIDISIINKPGRLTEEEFDQIRKHPRTGADIVAEMEGVTAGVIDIVLGHHLHYNRKGYPADARGRAVSPLADMAAIADSYDAMTTLRSYQQPVTPRKAIKMLREVTGTILHPDFVEKFIASLGSYPVGTLVRLNSNEIGLVVRVGIDCPDDVQLKILFDSDGEPLDDPLLMELSSDNARRIVAEVDPFVRGIDVTDYFE; encoded by the coding sequence ATGGAATTTGATCTGCCGCAAAAGGTCGTTCAGGGACTGGCCGGTGCCATCAAGGGCCTGCGTCTCTATCCGGCACAACATCCGGCGATCCAGCGCCAGTTCGAGGCGCTGCAGACCAATTTCTACGCCGCCTTTACCGATGCGGACAGTCTGCGCCTCGGCCTGCTCGAAGGAAGTCTCTTTTTCGGTGAGATGCTCTTCACGGACGAGCTGCCAGCAGCCCAGGAGCTCACCCGCCTGTTCACCCAGCTCGAACTCGATGGCCTCGAATTCCGCAAGGGTCTGTCGACCCCCGATCTTAACGTCCTGGCCACCCTGCTCGATGGTGCCGCGCTGAAGGGGGAAGCGTTTGCCGCCGAGCTCCAGGCCCGGGGTATCGAGCATATTCACGCGGTGGTGGCCCGAACCAGCGACGAACCGCCCGTCGACCGCGCACCGCGCAAGGTCTACAGCAGGGCGCTGAAGGTGGTCGACTCGGTTTTCGAGGATGTGCGCCTCGGGAAGATCCCCTCCTCGGCGGAAGCCCGCGAAGTGGTGCGGGAGATGGCACGCCTGACCCTCACCGACCCCCACGCCCTCTTCGCCCTCTCCATGCTCAAGGACTACGACAACTACACCTTCACCCATTCGGTCAACGTTTCGGTCATCGCGCTGGCGGTCGGCCGGGCCTGCGGCCTGGGCGAGGAGGAGCTGCGCACCCTGGGACTCGGCGGCCTGCTGCACGACCTCGGCAAGCTCAAGATAGACATCTCTATCATTAACAAGCCGGGGCGGCTCACGGAAGAAGAGTTTGACCAGATTCGCAAACACCCCCGCACCGGTGCCGACATCGTTGCGGAGATGGAGGGGGTCACCGCCGGCGTCATTGACATTGTGCTCGGCCATCACCTGCATTACAACCGCAAAGGCTATCCCGCCGATGCCCGTGGCCGTGCCGTTTCCCCGCTCGCCGACATGGCGGCTATCGCCGATTCCTACGATGCGATGACTACCCTGCGTTCCTACCAGCAGCCAGTAACTCCGCGCAAGGCGATCAAGATGCTGCGCGAAGTCACCGGCACCATTCTTCATCCCGATTTCGTCGAGAAATTCATCGCATCCCTCGGCTCCTATCCGGTCGGAACCCTGGTGCGCCTCAACAGCAATGAGATCGGGCTGGTCGTCCGGGTCGGAATCGACTGCCCCGACGACGTCCAGTTGAAAATTCTCTTTGACAGCGACGGCGAGCCCCTCGACGATCCGCTGCTGATGGAACTCTCCAGCGACAACGCCAGACGTATCGTCGCCGAAGTCGACCCCTTCGTGCGCGGCATCGATGTCACCGATTACTTCGAATAG
- a CDS encoding HEAT repeat domain-containing protein, with protein sequence MSDPNQPEQPKVMENALRGLVKLIKAVQYYPPSHPTLKAAAAECLEGFAPLFTAGEPSTCTIRKEGFFLGENAVGRQNPILDKLAQFLFTRRIHTLLLLPDLNGEDLRGFARGLTLDARELLKLGGIQEVLAKALVATIWVNEVDLKSVLARKEEIEAEKLAHPGGEEGAEDTEYAEGTDEGVGGKENSAEERNLARVLEELKQETGDQRYRYLLQELAPLVHLNLTDSARYLILDALTLLASNAGDPGLSAARQEFSAQALTQLATEDVLDFLVTILCSADAEEGRDAGADDRELVLEILVSLQGKLVVWRLMDHLAQESDSRVRKILTEALLRQGPAAIPILQEHLGDERWFVVRNAVAILGELRDQEATAGLKPLLKHKDVRVRRETIRSLTKIGGQSAVGILLRTVEEGDPDLRRQALLSLGAMKNQAAVPTLLRLVAEPDPMQNRTEVKKEALKALGEIGSSLAVPVLVEILGQRKLWRRSLHNELRAAAAAALGEIGDPTTADLLTATTNDRAAIVVRAATQALKQIRRGE encoded by the coding sequence GTGAGCGACCCGAACCAGCCAGAGCAGCCGAAAGTTATGGAGAACGCCCTGCGCGGCCTGGTCAAGCTGATCAAGGCGGTCCAGTATTATCCGCCGTCGCATCCGACGCTGAAGGCTGCCGCGGCGGAATGCCTGGAAGGTTTCGCTCCGCTCTTTACCGCAGGTGAGCCCAGCACCTGCACTATCCGCAAGGAAGGCTTCTTCCTCGGCGAAAATGCGGTCGGCCGGCAAAATCCGATTCTCGACAAACTGGCCCAGTTCCTCTTTACCCGACGTATTCACACCCTCCTGCTCCTGCCCGACCTGAATGGTGAAGACCTCCGCGGTTTCGCCCGCGGCCTGACCCTCGACGCGCGGGAGCTGCTGAAACTCGGTGGTATCCAGGAGGTGCTGGCCAAGGCCCTGGTTGCGACGATCTGGGTCAACGAAGTCGACCTGAAAAGTGTCCTCGCCCGCAAGGAAGAGATCGAGGCCGAAAAACTCGCCCATCCCGGCGGCGAAGAGGGCGCGGAAGACACGGAGTACGCCGAGGGGACCGATGAGGGAGTCGGGGGAAAAGAGAACAGCGCCGAGGAACGCAACCTCGCCCGGGTGCTGGAAGAGCTGAAGCAGGAGACTGGCGACCAGCGCTATCGCTACCTGCTCCAGGAACTGGCGCCCCTGGTTCATCTCAACCTGACCGACAGCGCCCGCTACCTGATCCTCGACGCCCTGACCCTGCTCGCCAGCAACGCCGGTGACCCGGGGTTGAGTGCGGCTCGCCAGGAGTTCTCGGCCCAGGCCCTTACCCAGCTCGCGACCGAAGATGTCCTCGACTTCCTGGTGACCATCCTCTGCAGTGCCGATGCCGAGGAAGGCCGCGATGCCGGCGCGGACGACAGGGAACTGGTCCTGGAAATCCTGGTCTCCCTGCAGGGCAAACTGGTGGTCTGGCGACTGATGGACCACCTTGCCCAGGAGAGTGACAGCCGGGTGCGAAAAATTCTGACCGAGGCCTTGCTGCGCCAGGGCCCGGCCGCGATCCCGATCCTCCAGGAGCATCTCGGGGACGAACGCTGGTTCGTGGTCCGCAATGCCGTCGCCATCCTCGGCGAACTGCGCGACCAGGAAGCGACGGCGGGGCTGAAGCCCCTCCTCAAGCACAAGGATGTGCGGGTACGCCGGGAGACAATCCGTTCGCTGACCAAGATCGGCGGCCAGTCGGCCGTCGGCATCCTGCTGCGAACCGTCGAAGAGGGGGACCCGGACTTGCGCCGGCAGGCTCTCCTCTCCCTGGGCGCGATGAAGAACCAGGCCGCGGTTCCGACCCTGTTGCGCCTGGTGGCGGAGCCGGATCCGATGCAGAATCGCACCGAGGTCAAGAAGGAAGCGCTCAAGGCGTTGGGGGAAATCGGCTCCAGCCTGGCGGTGCCGGTCCTGGTCGAGATATTGGGCCAGCGCAAACTCTGGCGCCGGTCGCTGCACAACGAACTGCGGGCGGCCGCGGCCGCCGCCCTTGGCGAAATCGGCGACCCAACGACCGCGGATCTTCTCACCGCGACGACCAATGACCGCGCGGCGATCGTGGTGCGGGCGGCAACCCAGGCCCTCAAACAGATCCGCAGGGGAGAGTAG
- a CDS encoding AMP-dependent synthetase/ligase, producing MQKSIPAMVRERCQKHPEKTVLRRKDQGHYRDISWQAMGEQVDACGRSLLASGIEPGDRVAIMARNCPEWVYADLGALSAGAVTVPVYHTEGLDALEHILADSGSRVLFLQSPLTAADLETRLEHLPGLELVILLEGSLPHPRIVTLKEFLARGSEIDAAALEARLEKLTPGDLATLVYTSGTTGPPKGAMLTHENILSNVRAAVSVFPINDEDVSLSFLPLSHVFERVDGYYLMLHQGAVIAYAESIDTVPLNLTEVQPTVVISVPRLYEKMFARVMERVLNGPWLKKQLFFGAVKIGRQYTTRQLAGETKGFLLETGMALARKAVFSKLQERLGGRLRFFISGGAPLMRNIAEFFLAADIPIYEGYGLTETAAGIAVNTPEKMRLGTVGRPLPGIELKIAADGEILARGPGVFGGYWNRAELTRDAFRDGWFCTGDIGELDGDGFLAITDRKKDLIVTAGGENIAPQNLENRFKSDKYLANAMVYGDGKPFLTALLVPNFENLEKYADYKKIDYLNHCDLVSHPRILDLIRRRIDQMQAELPSFKRVKRFTLISRDFSAEEGEVTPTLKIKRKAIRDHFDKVLEGMYQASDHGSHDSGFCIIADTPGEAQPPGKQTR from the coding sequence ATGCAAAAATCCATTCCAGCGATGGTCAGGGAGCGCTGCCAGAAACATCCGGAAAAAACTGTCCTGCGCCGCAAGGACCAGGGCCATTACCGCGATATCAGCTGGCAGGCCATGGGCGAGCAGGTCGATGCCTGCGGGCGCAGCCTGCTGGCATCGGGGATAGAGCCCGGCGACCGGGTGGCGATCATGGCCCGCAACTGCCCGGAATGGGTCTATGCCGACCTCGGCGCTCTCAGCGCTGGGGCGGTCACCGTCCCGGTTTACCACACCGAAGGGCTGGACGCCCTGGAACATATCCTTGCCGATTCCGGCAGCCGGGTCCTGTTTCTGCAGTCGCCCTTGACGGCAGCGGACCTCGAAACGCGCCTGGAGCATCTGCCCGGGCTTGAGCTGGTCATTCTGCTGGAGGGGAGCCTCCCTCACCCGCGAATTGTTACGCTGAAGGAATTCCTCGCCCGTGGCTCGGAAATTGACGCTGCCGCCCTGGAAGCCCGCCTGGAGAAGCTGACGCCCGGGGATCTGGCGACCTTGGTCTACACTTCGGGGACGACCGGTCCGCCCAAAGGCGCCATGCTGACCCACGAAAACATCCTTTCCAATGTCCGCGCGGCGGTCTCGGTCTTTCCCATCAACGACGAGGACGTCAGCCTCTCCTTCCTTCCCCTGTCGCACGTCTTTGAACGGGTCGACGGCTATTACCTGATGCTCCACCAGGGGGCCGTCATCGCCTATGCGGAGAGCATCGACACGGTGCCGCTCAACCTCACCGAGGTGCAACCGACGGTGGTCATCAGCGTTCCGCGTCTCTACGAGAAGATGTTCGCCCGGGTCATGGAACGGGTTCTCAATGGTCCCTGGCTGAAGAAGCAGCTCTTTTTCGGGGCGGTCAAGATTGGGCGCCAATACACCACAAGGCAACTCGCCGGCGAAACAAAGGGGTTCCTGCTCGAAACCGGCATGGCCCTCGCCCGCAAGGCGGTTTTCAGCAAGCTGCAGGAACGCCTCGGCGGCCGGCTGCGCTTTTTCATCTCCGGCGGGGCGCCGCTGATGCGGAATATTGCTGAATTTTTCCTTGCCGCCGACATTCCGATCTACGAAGGGTACGGCCTGACCGAAACCGCCGCCGGCATTGCCGTCAACACCCCCGAAAAGATGCGTCTTGGCACCGTCGGTCGCCCCCTGCCGGGAATCGAGCTGAAGATTGCCGCGGACGGTGAGATCCTGGCACGGGGCCCGGGGGTCTTCGGAGGCTACTGGAACCGCGCGGAGTTGACCCGGGACGCCTTCCGGGACGGCTGGTTCTGCACCGGGGATATTGGCGAACTCGATGGCGACGGCTTTCTTGCCATCACCGACCGCAAAAAGGACCTCATCGTTACGGCGGGCGGGGAGAATATCGCCCCGCAGAACCTTGAAAACCGTTTCAAGAGCGACAAGTACCTGGCGAATGCCATGGTTTACGGCGACGGCAAACCATTTTTGACCGCCCTGCTGGTGCCGAATTTTGAAAATCTGGAGAAATACGCCGACTACAAGAAGATTGACTATCTTAACCACTGCGATCTGGTCAGCCACCCGCGAATTCTCGACCTGATTCGCCGCCGGATCGACCAGATGCAGGCCGAGCTGCCGAGCTTTAAACGGGTCAAGCGTTTTACCCTGATTTCCCGGGATTTTTCGGCGGAAGAAGGGGAGGTGACGCCTACCCTGAAGATCAAGCGCAAGGCGATCCGGGACCACTTTGACAAGGTCCTCGAAGGGATGTACCAGGCCAGTGATCACGGCAGTCACGACAGTGGTTTTTGTATCATCGCCGACACCCCGGGCGAAGCGCAGCCCCCCGGGAAGCAGACGCGCTGA
- the coaE gene encoding dephospho-CoA kinase (Dephospho-CoA kinase (CoaE) performs the final step in coenzyme A biosynthesis.), whose product MILGITGSIASGKSTVSAMFEARGAVLVSADQLAREAVRPGSATLARLVERFGAEILASSGKLDRARLGTMIFADPAARQDLNRIIHPAIAALAEEELAILRRSGAPLVVYEAPLLFEAGASDRVDRVLVVTVDPEVQLQRLMRRDGLDAEAARQRVAAQMPQAEKLARADFVIDNSGSRKLTEDQVAALWTRLTATPAPRQKS is encoded by the coding sequence ATGATCCTTGGTATTACCGGCAGCATCGCCTCGGGCAAGAGCACTGTCAGCGCCATGTTCGAAGCCCGTGGCGCGGTCCTGGTCAGCGCCGACCAGCTGGCCCGGGAGGCCGTCCGCCCCGGTTCGGCAACCCTGGCCCGGCTGGTCGAACGTTTCGGGGCGGAAATCCTCGCGTCCAGCGGAAAATTGGACCGGGCCCGGCTGGGAACCATGATCTTTGCCGATCCGGCGGCCCGCCAGGACCTCAATCGAATCATTCATCCTGCGATCGCCGCCCTTGCCGAGGAAGAGCTTGCCATATTACGTCGCAGCGGAGCGCCACTGGTTGTCTATGAGGCGCCACTCCTCTTCGAGGCAGGAGCGAGCGATCGCGTCGACCGGGTGCTGGTCGTAACGGTCGACCCCGAAGTGCAGCTGCAGCGGCTGATGCGTCGGGATGGCCTCGATGCCGAGGCGGCCCGGCAGCGGGTCGCTGCCCAGATGCCCCAGGCTGAAAAGCTCGCCCGTGCCGACTTCGTCATCGACAATTCCGGCAGCCGCAAGCTCACCGAAGATCAGGTCGCTGCCCTCTGGACGCGGCTTACCGCCACCCCGGCGCCGCGGCAAAAAAGCTGA
- a CDS encoding alpha/beta hydrolase: MILEARQQGVTRDDAFPFLLEPEGRPVGGVLLVHGFTATPWEMRLLAEGLATAGYLALAVRLPGHGTRPEDLASRNRHDWLETVAVGYRLLRERDQPVFGVGMSTGGLLLATLATREPLVALALLSPFLRLAHPLAPLAGLLKRWHPYQERPLATGSEKHYYRRRPLAGIAEVQHLARELAPRLPQLILPVLAIAAEGDETVDVASGLTLFQRLGSRHKEYHRFGPGAPHVLATAENPFQVRVLEQLLSFFAAAPGWR, encoded by the coding sequence ATGATTCTGGAGGCACGGCAGCAGGGGGTGACCCGCGATGACGCCTTTCCTTTTCTGCTGGAGCCGGAAGGGCGCCCCGTGGGGGGAGTGTTGCTGGTTCACGGTTTTACCGCTACGCCCTGGGAGATGCGCCTCCTCGCCGAAGGGTTGGCAACGGCCGGCTATCTCGCCCTGGCGGTTCGCCTGCCCGGGCACGGCACCCGGCCCGAGGACCTGGCCAGCCGCAACCGTCACGACTGGCTGGAGACGGTAGCCGTGGGGTACCGGTTATTGCGGGAGCGGGACCAGCCGGTCTTCGGTGTCGGCATGAGTACTGGTGGGCTGTTGCTGGCGACACTGGCAACCCGGGAGCCGCTGGTGGCGCTGGCACTACTCAGCCCCTTCCTGCGCCTGGCCCACCCCCTGGCGCCCCTGGCCGGGCTGCTCAAGCGCTGGCATCCCTACCAGGAACGACCGCTGGCCACGGGGAGCGAAAAACACTACTATCGCCGCCGGCCACTGGCCGGAATCGCTGAAGTGCAACATCTCGCCCGCGAACTCGCCCCGCGCCTGCCGCAGCTGATACTGCCGGTCCTGGCGATTGCGGCGGAAGGCGACGAAACCGTCGATGTGGCCAGCGGGTTGACCCTCTTCCAGCGCCTGGGGAGCCGGCACAAGGAGTACCACCGGTTCGGCCCCGGCGCTCCCCATGTCCTGGCCACCGCCGAGAATCCCTTCCAGGTGCGGGTTCTGGAGCAGCTGCTCAGCTTTTTTGCCGCGGCGCCGGGGTGGCGGTAA
- a CDS encoding IclR family transcriptional regulator, with protein sequence MAKKDKAEYIIQAVSHALDLLEQFHDDVDELGVTELSKRLKLHKNNVFRLLATLESRGYIEQNKATENYRLGLKSLELGQTFIKQMGLLRQAKPILEKLVADCNETSYVAIFKEGYIVYLDVVETDLTVRVVSRVGSRLPAYCTAAGKVHLAFMSDEEVDAILPPGELKQYSANTFSNREALKRELRAVAEQGYAIDNEELDLGVRCVAAPIRDYTRRIVGAVSISGPSMRLGDDRIVKELVPLALQAAEELSTRLGYHR encoded by the coding sequence ATGGCGAAAAAAGACAAAGCTGAATATATCATCCAGGCCGTCTCCCATGCCCTGGACCTGCTTGAGCAATTTCATGACGACGTCGATGAGCTCGGCGTGACGGAGCTAAGCAAGCGCCTCAAGTTGCACAAGAACAATGTGTTCCGACTCCTGGCGACATTGGAGTCCCGTGGCTACATCGAACAGAACAAGGCGACCGAGAACTACCGCCTGGGACTCAAATCCCTGGAACTGGGGCAGACCTTCATCAAACAGATGGGCCTGTTGCGCCAGGCCAAACCGATCCTCGAGAAGCTGGTGGCCGACTGCAATGAGACCTCCTACGTCGCCATCTTCAAGGAAGGCTATATCGTTTACCTCGATGTCGTCGAGACTGACCTCACGGTCCGCGTAGTCTCCCGGGTCGGTTCGCGGCTCCCCGCCTACTGTACCGCTGCCGGCAAAGTTCACCTCGCCTTCATGTCCGACGAGGAGGTCGATGCGATTCTGCCTCCCGGAGAACTCAAGCAATATTCCGCCAACACCTTCAGCAACCGGGAGGCCCTCAAGCGTGAGCTGCGGGCGGTTGCCGAGCAGGGATACGCCATCGACAACGAAGAACTCGACCTGGGGGTCCGTTGTGTCGCGGCACCCATCCGCGATTACACTCGCCGCATCGTCGGGGCCGTCAGCATTTCGGGCCCTTCCATGCGCCTGGGGGACGACCGCATCGTCAAGGAGCTGGTGCCGCTGGCCCTGCAGGCGGCGGAGGAGCTGTCGACACGCCTCGGCTACCACCGCTGA